In Penaeus monodon isolate SGIC_2016 chromosome 41, NSTDA_Pmon_1, whole genome shotgun sequence, a single genomic region encodes these proteins:
- the LOC119598204 gene encoding isoamyl acetate-hydrolyzing esterase 1 homolog, which translates to MQRMAARVVKWPRILLFGDSLTQRSFSPEGCWGALLADHFQRRADVVVRGFSGYNTRNCLALLPYVAADLKDVVGATVFLGANDASAENTQQAVPLEEYSENIKAIVRHFQNAGVKPIVITPPALDGEGWKSYCEETDRIYAKDEALTAKYAEACSGVASEMGVPCIDLHTAMINQADWKNLLCDGLHLSQRGSELLASLLAPAVEKHLSSSLPKDHILPLWSEIGADNSVEAFKEWCEKNV; encoded by the exons ATGCAAAGGATGGCGGCGAGGGTCGTGAAGTGGCCGAGGATTTTGTTGTTTGGGGATTCGTTAACTCAG CGTTCTTTTAGCCCAGAGGGATGTTGGGGGGCCCTGTTAGCTGACCATTTTCAAAG ACGGGCAGATGTCGTTGTCCGCGGCTTCTCAGGCTACAACACCCGCAACTGCCTGGCACTCCTCCCCTATGTGGCCGCGGACTTGAAGGACGTCGTTGGTGCCACTGTATTTCTCGGTGCCAACGATGCCAGTGCAGAGAACACCCAGCAGGCTGTTCCGCTGGAAGAATACTCGGAGAACATCAAAGCTATTGTCAGGCACTTCCAG AATGCTGGAGTGAAACCTATTGTGATAACTCCCCCGGCACTGGATGGGGAAGGCTGGAAGAGCTACTGTGAGGAGACGGATCGCATTTACGCCAAAGACGAGGCACTCACGGCCAAATACGCGGAGGCTTGTTCAGGTGTAGCTTCGGAAATGGGAGTTCCTTGCATTGATCTCCATACTGCTATGATCAACCAG GCTGACTGGAAGAACCTCCTGTGTGACGGACTACACCTCTCGCAGAGGGGCTCGGAACTCCTGGCCTCACTCCTTGCCCCAGCCGTGGAGAAGCACCTATCGTCAAGTCTTCCAAAGGACCACATCCTACCCCTCTGGAGTGAAATCGGAGCTGACAACTCTGTGGAGGCGTTCAAGGAGTGGTGCGAGAAGAACGTGTGA
- the LOC119598537 gene encoding poly [ADP-ribose] polymerase-like, whose protein sequence is MDELLPYRVEYAKSGRASCKTCKGNIAKDTLRLAVMVQSPMFDGKVPNWYHQKCFFIKQRPKTVADIANFDAVRWEDQEKIKTAIANAGSGGGAPSDAGGKGGKKGKGKAKGGANDFTAEYAKSGRAVCRGCDEKILKDQVRISKKEFDSERAQNYGPVDLWLMLTAFVKKGVPNCLLESGAPFAGFALSLG, encoded by the exons ATGGACGAGCTCCTCCCGTACCGCGTCGAGTACGCCAAGAGCGGCCGCGCCTCCTGCAAGACGTGCAAGGGCAACATCGCCAAGGACACGCTCAGGCTGGCGGTCATGGTGCAG TCGCCCATGTTCGACGGGAAGGTCCCCAATTGGTACCACCAGAAGTGCTTCTTCATAAAACAGCGCCCCAAGACTGTGGCCGACATTGCAAACTTTGACGCCGTGCGGTGGGAAGACCAGGAGAAGATCAAAACTGCCATTG CAAACGCAGGTTCGGGTGGCGGCGCTCCCTCAGACGCCGGGGGCAAGGGAGGCAAGAAGGGCAAGGGAAAGGCCAAAGGAGGCGCCAATGACTTCACAGCCGAGTACGCCAAGAGTGGAAGGGCCGTTTGCCGAGGCTGTGATGAGAAGATCCTGAAA GACCAAGTGCGAATCAGTAAGAAAGAGTTTGATAGTGAACGTGCTCAGAATTATGGACCTGTGGATTTATGGCTCATGTTGACTGCTTTTGTGAAGAAGGGCGTGCCGAACTGTCTTCTTGAGAGTGGTGCACCATTTGCTGGCTTTGCACTCTCTCTGGGCTGA